Proteins from a genomic interval of Luteibacter pinisoli:
- a CDS encoding xanthine dehydrogenase family protein molybdopterin-binding subunit, protein MKPLRPDDHINEGRRTALKAAGAGLAVAFLWTAGAGPAMAAMSARRQDADAAVAAADGNPAFAPNAFIRIDEDGKVRLAMPSAEMGQAIYTGIAMLLAEELGVGMDQITIEHAPASDALYGQPLLGGGQITGGSTSTRGQWQVLREAGAVAREMLVAAAAAQWRVQASECSVARGVITHGASGRTLGFGAVATAAGKLPQPATVTLKDRKDFTLIGKPMRRVDSPDKVNGSTQFGIDVKVPGMKFAAVRTSPELAGMLGAVDDRAARAIPGVVAVLKLDNAVAVVGDNYWAAHKGLDALAITWTPGVNANLDTATLIDALKQSSSNGPALVGRKPKGEAPSGGKRVDAEYVTPMLAHAPMEPLNATVHVTPGKCEVWTGTQVPTRVVAEAARICGIPADAVTVHNQYLGGGFGRRLETDQAEQAIAFAKQVAYPLKVIWSREEDIRHDRVRPLYFDRISATLDGNGKPVAWHQRITSGTVLGRWLPGALGKDGMDSDAIECAADTPYVIDYSLVEWIRHDMPPGLIVGWWRGVGPTHNLWVIESFVDELAHAAGKDPLAYRRAMMAPGSRPLGVLDLAAAKIGWGAPLPARCGRGIAVASPFGSHVSLAVEVEVTPQGIVKLRRAVVAIDTGIVINPSSIQAQMEGGIVFGLSAALFNGITLKNGAIQQSNFHDYRSLRINETPPIEVHIVDSGEAPGGIGEVGTAIAAPALANAIFAATGIRLRELPVARTALSVPDALKQVAEVSPRAEDAA, encoded by the coding sequence ATGAAACCGCTACGCCCTGACGATCACATCAACGAAGGCCGCCGCACGGCCCTGAAGGCCGCTGGCGCGGGCCTCGCCGTCGCTTTCCTGTGGACGGCGGGTGCCGGACCCGCCATGGCCGCCATGTCCGCCCGCCGCCAGGACGCCGATGCCGCGGTGGCGGCCGCCGACGGCAATCCGGCGTTCGCCCCCAACGCATTCATACGCATTGACGAAGACGGCAAGGTGCGGCTGGCCATGCCCTCCGCGGAAATGGGCCAGGCCATCTACACCGGCATCGCCATGTTGCTCGCCGAAGAACTCGGCGTCGGCATGGACCAGATCACCATCGAACACGCACCGGCCAGCGACGCCCTCTACGGGCAGCCGCTCCTGGGCGGCGGCCAGATCACCGGCGGTTCGACCAGCACGCGCGGCCAGTGGCAGGTGCTGCGCGAAGCCGGTGCCGTCGCGCGCGAGATGCTCGTCGCCGCGGCCGCCGCGCAGTGGCGCGTGCAGGCCTCCGAATGCAGCGTTGCCCGCGGCGTCATCACGCACGGTGCGTCCGGCCGCACCCTCGGCTTCGGTGCCGTGGCCACCGCCGCCGGCAAACTCCCGCAACCTGCCACCGTGACACTCAAGGACCGCAAGGACTTCACCCTCATCGGCAAGCCCATGCGTCGCGTGGACTCGCCCGATAAGGTGAACGGCAGCACCCAGTTCGGCATCGACGTGAAGGTGCCCGGCATGAAGTTCGCCGCGGTACGCACCAGCCCGGAACTGGCGGGCATGCTGGGCGCCGTGGACGATCGCGCCGCGCGAGCGATTCCCGGCGTGGTCGCCGTGCTCAAGCTGGACAACGCGGTGGCCGTGGTGGGCGACAACTACTGGGCTGCGCACAAGGGTCTCGATGCGCTCGCCATCACCTGGACGCCAGGCGTCAACGCCAACCTCGATACGGCGACGCTGATCGACGCGCTGAAGCAGAGCTCTTCCAACGGCCCTGCCCTCGTCGGCCGCAAGCCCAAAGGCGAAGCACCCTCCGGTGGCAAGCGCGTGGACGCGGAATACGTCACGCCCATGCTCGCGCATGCGCCGATGGAACCGCTCAACGCGACCGTGCATGTCACGCCCGGCAAGTGCGAGGTATGGACAGGCACCCAGGTGCCCACGAGGGTGGTGGCCGAGGCGGCACGCATCTGCGGTATTCCGGCGGACGCCGTCACGGTGCACAACCAGTACCTCGGCGGCGGCTTCGGGCGCCGCCTGGAAACCGACCAGGCCGAACAGGCCATCGCGTTTGCGAAGCAGGTGGCGTATCCGTTGAAGGTGATCTGGAGCCGCGAGGAGGATATCCGCCACGACCGCGTGCGCCCGCTCTACTTCGACCGCATCTCCGCCACGCTCGATGGGAACGGCAAACCCGTGGCCTGGCACCAGCGGATCACCAGCGGCACCGTGCTCGGCCGCTGGCTGCCCGGCGCCCTGGGCAAGGACGGCATGGACAGCGATGCCATCGAGTGTGCCGCGGATACACCTTATGTCATCGACTACTCCCTCGTGGAATGGATACGCCACGACATGCCGCCGGGCCTCATCGTCGGCTGGTGGCGTGGCGTTGGCCCCACGCACAACCTCTGGGTGATCGAGAGCTTCGTGGACGAGCTGGCGCACGCCGCCGGCAAGGATCCGCTCGCGTATCGCCGCGCGATGATGGCGCCCGGCTCACGTCCGCTGGGCGTGCTTGACCTCGCCGCCGCGAAGATCGGCTGGGGTGCGCCCCTCCCTGCCCGCTGCGGTCGTGGCATCGCCGTGGCGTCGCCCTTTGGCAGCCATGTATCCCTGGCCGTCGAAGTGGAGGTCACACCGCAGGGCATCGTCAAGCTGCGCCGTGCCGTCGTCGCCATCGACACGGGCATCGTGATCAACCCGAGTTCGATCCAGGCGCAGATGGAAGGCGGCATCGTGTTTGGCTTAAGCGCTGCCCTTTTCAATGGCATCACCCTGAAAAACGGCGCGATCCAGCAGAGCAACTTCCACGATTACCGGAGCCTGCGCATCAATGAGACGCCGCCGATCGAGGTGCACATCGTCGACAGCGGTGAGGCGCCGGGCGGTATCGGTGAAGTGGGCACGGCGATCGCCGCGCCCGCGCTGGCCAACGCCATCTTTGCCGCCACCGGCATTCGCCTGCGTGAGCTGCCCGTGGCGCGCACGGCGCTCTCGGTGCCCGATGCCCTGAAACAGGTGGCCGAAGTATCTCCACGCGCGGAGGATGCGGCATGA
- a CDS encoding (2Fe-2S)-binding protein — translation MIVLRVNGEDRQVDVPDDMPLLWALRDIVGLTGTKFGCGIAQCGACTVHLDGRPVRSCQLPIAAVGNQAITTIEGIGATPEGAKVQQAWLALDVVQCGYCQSGQIMSAAALLARTPNPTDADIDTAMSGNICRCGTYVRIREAIHQAATGTPAGLQVIVDGTPA, via the coding sequence ATGATCGTTCTGCGCGTTAACGGGGAAGACCGCCAGGTCGACGTTCCCGACGATATGCCTCTGTTGTGGGCACTCCGGGACATCGTCGGCCTGACCGGTACCAAGTTCGGCTGCGGCATAGCCCAGTGCGGCGCCTGCACGGTGCACCTCGACGGCCGCCCCGTCCGCTCCTGCCAGCTGCCCATCGCGGCGGTGGGCAACCAGGCCATCACGACCATCGAGGGCATCGGTGCCACGCCCGAGGGTGCGAAGGTGCAGCAGGCCTGGCTGGCCCTCGATGTCGTCCAGTGTGGTTACTGCCAGTCGGGCCAGATCATGTCCGCGGCGGCCTTGCTGGCCCGCACGCCCAACCCCACCGATGCCGATATCGACACCGCTATGAGCGGCAATATATGTCGGTGCGGCACGTACGTGCGGATCCGTGAGGCCATCCACCAGGCAGCGACGGGCACACCGGCTGGCCTGCAGGTCATCGTTGACGGGACACCGGCATGA